The Podospora pseudocomata strain CBS 415.72m chromosome 1 map unlocalized CBS415.72m_1, whole genome shotgun sequence genome has a segment encoding these proteins:
- a CDS encoding uncharacterized protein (EggNog:ENOG503PBUD; COG:S; CAZy:GH125), translating to MVVPFLTGNRRGRVIGIALLLTVIIFWLGYQSPIATPRQETLDLHTPKVPEHVTPHHHDTGQVAHPNTNPAGSAEREDDVTEEHGATPTKPKTTKVPPAEGDDSDVGLADFGNQFATTEEAGPAATAKVDCIGFEQLQRQKPGPHSEGKRKFPFVRPPPECRTFRLPALEALLERMKKVIKDPDLYRLFENSYPNTLDTMVKWRGYANKTVEGGSGEEGSDEVQTVVTDEELTYVITGDIDAMWLRDSASQIYSYLPLLEPSDKFDSLASLWRGLINSHSRYIVISPYCHSFQPPPESGIPPTHNGAFHQNNPQPPYNPKLVFDCKWELDSLASFLQISAAYYTRTDDLKFFSRYSWVNAVEAAVDASAAMRLGTYDEEGHVLPSAWTFTGYTNRGSETLTNDGLGNPVKENGMVRSAFRPSDDACIFQLLTPSNMMFAAYLEQASAIMEGLAEQKLNPKAANLTTEMRKLAKTIRHGIAKDAVVKHRDFGEIFAYEVDGYGGANLMDDANVPSLLAFPLWNYTNTKTSTTPRMVKSVNKSLGARNGTIEKNSEKEKDEEEEAKHDYAKIYQNTRKFVLSMANPYYAKGPALSAVGGPHLGPGKGWPMAATVAALTAFEDLAGFSDEERGRVVGEQMLMVLNSTSGAGVIHETVNAWREFDFTRSWFGWANGLFGELILKIAEDEERRGVGEKGLLGRLYQE from the coding sequence ATGGTCGTCCCATTTCTCACCGGCAACCGGAGGGGGAGAGTCATCGGTATCGCTCTCCTCTTGACCGTCATCATATTCTGGCTTGGGTACCAGTCTCCGATAGCCACGCCCAGGCAGGAGACGCTCGATTTACACACTCCAAAAGTTCCCGAACATGTtacccctcaccaccacgacaCTGGCCAAGTAGCACACCCAAACACGAACCCGGCAGGCTCTGCCGAGCGCGAAGACGATGTCACCGAAGAGCATGGAGCCACGCCTACCAagcccaagactaccaagGTCCCTCCGGCAGAAGGTGACGATAGCGACGTTGGGCTGGCCGACTTTGGGAACCAGTTCGCGACCACTGAAGAGGCCGGGCCGGCTGCCACAGCCAAGGTTGACTGTATCGGGTTCGAACAGCTGCAGAGACAGAAGCCGGGACCGCACTCTGAAGGCAAGCGCAAGTTCCCATTTGTGCGCCCGCCCCCCGAGTGCAGGACTTTCCGGCTGCCCGCTCTTGAAGCTCTGCTTGAGCGCATGAAGAAGGTGATCAAGGACCCGGATCTCTACCGTCTGTTTGAGAACAGCTACCCGAACACGCTCGACACCATGGTCAAATGGCGTGGATATGCCAACAAGACGGTGGAAGGCGGCtcgggagaagaaggctctGACGAGGTGCAGACGGTGGTgacggacgaggagctcACCTATGTGATCACGGGTGATATCGACGCCATGTGGCTCCGTGACTCTGCCAGTCAGATTTATTCGTATCTGCCGTTGCTTGAGCCGTCTGACAAGTTTGATTCCCTGGCTAGTCTGTGGCGTGGGTTGATCAACTCACACTCTCGATACATTGTCATTTCGCCCTACTGCCATTCGTTCCAGCCACCTCCCGAGAGCGGCATTCCTCCGACGCACAACGGTGCTTTCCACCAGAACAACCCGCAGCCTCCTTACAACCCCAAGCTGGTGTTTGACTGCAAGTGGGAGCTGGACAGCTTGGCTTCGTTCCTCCAGATCAGCGCCGCTTACTATACCCGGACCGACGACCTCAAGTTCTTCTCCAGGTACTCCTGGGTCAACGCTGTGGAAGCGGCTGTTGATGCTTCAGCCGCCATGCGTCTCGGGACATACGATGAGGAGGGACACGTCTTGCCGTCGGCCTGGACTTTTACCGGATACACCAACCGTGGCTCCGAGACCTTGACGAATGACGGCCTCGGTAACCCCGTCAAGGAGAACGGCATGGTTCGATCTGCCTTTAGACCTAGCGATGACGCCTGCATCTTCCAGCTTTTGACTCCCAGCAACATGATGTTTGCTGCCTATCTCGAGCAGGCGTCTGCGATCATGGAGGGGCTCGCCGAGCAGAAACTCAACCCCAAGGCTGCTAATCTTACGACAGAGATGCGCAAGCTGGCCAAGACTATCCGCCACGGCATTGCCAAAGACGCCGTTGTCAAGCACCGCGACTTTGGCGAGATTTTTGCGTACGAAGTTGATGGGTATGGCGGTGCCAACTTGATGGACGATGCCAATGTTCCATCTCTGCTGGCCTTCCCCTTGTGGAAttacaccaacaccaagacctCGACGACGCCACGCATGGTCAAGTCTGTGAACAAGAGCCTCGGCGCGCGCAACGGTACGATTGAGAAGAActcggagaaggagaaggacgaggaggaagaagccaAGCATGACTATGCCAAGATTTACCAAAACACTCGCAAGTTTGTGctgagcatggccaacccgTATTATGCCAAGGGTCCAGCGCTTTCGGCCGTGGGCGGTCCTCATCTTGGTCCTGGAAAGGGGTGGCCGATGGCTGCTACGGTGGCGGCGCTGACGGCGTTTGAGGACCTTGCTGGGTTttcggatgaggagagggggagggtggttggggagcaGATGTTGATGGTGCTTAATTCGACTTCGGGCGCCGGGGTTATCCATGAAACGGTGAACGCGTGGCGCGAGTTTGACTTTACGAGGAGCTGGTTCGGGTGGGCTaatgggttgtttggggagcTGATTTTGAAGATtgcggaggatgaggagaggaggggggttggcgagaaggggttgctggggaggtTGTATCAAGAGTGA
- a CDS encoding uncharacterized protein (MEROPS:MER0209266; EggNog:ENOG503NUG6; COG:I) translates to MAVQATLTQSSPPGAIDENELAKTAVEFAEQSEKLSLLPPEQGNHDAIAVEAQFVTPHDTVIVTADGHRLPTVPVQEAHKLNVLREELETQLEPTHHHHPVQSPNEEKAIALSQQQNGTSPNKRSTDASLKRSMPPSHTNPLFPPLPLYGPPSLMTHIQCLIFRFTSFFLSLGFLAVIVLGALFTSIGPSVQHLWRLVTLRNPDASSRPFYKEETRRAEIRKRQEEAWLSGHRPSGKTPYPPTEGGPDPLVCDPAYYARRVGLDIEPFEVQTEDGFLIDLWHVYDPKEHTPLPACERAHRGPETFTPPRKPPSSPAKFPVLLIHGLLQSSGAYCVNDDDSLAFLLAKAGYDVWLGNNRCGFTPKHTLLKYSDPRMWAWNIRQMGVFDLPALISRVCYETGFSKIGLICHSQGTTQALVALAKEQRPDLGDRITVFCGLAPAAYAGPLIGKMYFKFMRVISPGFFRVFFGIHAFIPFMMEMHRRLNGRVYGWLGYKVFGFLFGWGDGRWDRGLRDRMFRFAPVFVSSESMRWWLGRECFARQKCILSTKEEWRAEEREDGEVGEEGVLGEVDRDMADGGGGGRERKKGRRRKGSTAWYDERAPPFALWVAGDDDLVDGEKLLRRFERGREPHVEVVHQKVIPGYEHLDVIWAMDAPEQVFREVKEVLWKTCDVRGVCRVPKGCEDVPAWKPKKKEVTGDEGEEEEEEEELQSSSSEDLCR, encoded by the coding sequence ATGGCTGTCCAAGCAACCCTCACCcagtcctcaccaccaggcGCCATAGACGAAAACGAACTCGCCAAAACAGCCGTCGAGTTCGCCGAGCAATCAGAAAagctctctctcctcccaccagaACAAGGCAACCACGACGCCATCGCGGTCGAAGCCCAATTCGTAACCCCCCACGACACGGTGATAGTAACAGCCGACGGCCACCGCCTCCCAACCGTCCCGGTCCAAGAAGCTCACAAGCTCAACGTCTTGCGAGAAGAACTGGAAACACAACTCgaaccaacccaccaccaccacccagtcCAATCCCCCAACGAAGAAAAAGCCATTGCCCTCTCCCAGCAGCAAAATGgcacctccccaaacaaaaGATCGACCGACGCCAGCCTCAAAAGGTCGATGCCACCATcccacaccaaccccttGTTCCCCCCTCTACCTTTATAcggccccccttcccttatGACCCACATCCAGTGTCTCATCTTCCGAttcacctccttcttcctctccctcggtTTCTTAgctgtcatcgtcctcggcgCGCTATTCACCTCCATCGGCCCCTCGGTCCAACACCTCTGGCGACTCGTCACCCTTCGCAACCCCGACGCTTCCTCCCGCCCCTTTTACAAGGAAGAAACCCGCCGGGCCGAGATCAGGAaacggcaagaagaagcctggTTATCCGGCCACCGCCCGTCAGGTAAAACCCCCTACCCCCCCACCGAAGGCGGCCCCGACCCCTTGGTCTGCGACCCAGCCTACTACGCCAGAAGAGTAGGCCTCGATATCGAACCCTTTGAAGTCCAGACGGAAGACGGTTTCCTCATCGACCTCTGGCATGTCTACGATCCGAAGGAGCACACCCCCTTGCCGGCTTGCGAACGTGCCCATCGCGGCCCGGAGACCTTCACACCCCCGAGgaaacccccatcctctccagcgAAGTTCCCGGTGCTGTTGATCCACGGCTTACTGCAATCCTCGGGGGCGTACTGCGTCAACGATGACGACTCCCTGGCTTTCCTACTCGCCAAGGCAGGGTATGACGTCTGGCTGGGCAACAACCGCTGCGGTTTCACGCCAAAGCACACGCTGCTGAAGTACTCCGACCCGAGGATGTGGGCCTGGAACATCCGCCAAATGGGCGTCTTTGACCTCCCGGCTTTGATCTCCCGTGTGTGCTACGAGACGGGGTTTTCAAAAATAGGACTGATCTGCCACTCGCAGGGCACGACGCAAGCCCTGGTCGCGCTGGCAAAGGAGCAGCGACCTGACCTCGGAGACAGAATCACGGTTTTTTGCGGGTTGGCTCCGGCGGCGTATGCGGGGCCGTTGATTGGGAAGATGTATTTTAAATTCATGAGGGTCATAAGCCCGGGGTTTTTCAGGGTCTTTTTTGGGATTCACGCGTTTATTCCGTTCATGATGGAGATGCACAGGCGACTAAACGGGAGGGTATATGGCTGGTTGGGGTACAAGGTTTTCGGCTTCTTGTTTGGGTGgggtgatgggaggtgggatagggggttgagggacAGGATGTTCAGGTTTGCGCCGGTTTTTGTCAGTAGCGAGAGtatgaggtggtggttggggagggagtgctTTGCTAGGCAGAAGTGCATACTAAGTACGAAGGAGGAGTGGAGGgctgaggagagggaggatggggaggttggcgaagagggggttttgggcgAGGTAGATAGGGATatggctgatggtggtgggggggggagggaaagaaaaaaggggaggaggaggaaggggagcaCGGCTTGGTATGATGAGAGGGCGCCGCCTTTTGCGCTttgggtggcgggggatgatgatttggtggatggggaaaAGTTGCTGAGGCGgtttgagagggggagggagccacatgtggaggtggtgcaTCAGAAGGTCATTCCGGGGTATGAGCATTTGGATGTGATTTGGGCGATGGATGCGCCGGAGCAGGTGTTtagggaggtgaaggaggtttTGTGGAAGACGTGTGATGTGAGGGGTGTTTGTCGGGTTCCCAAGGGGTGTGAGGATGTTCCGGCTTGGAAGCCTAAGAAGAAGGAAGTGAcaggtgatgagggggaggaagaggaggaggaggaagagttgcAGTCTAGTAGCAGTGAGGACTTGTGTCGGTGA